From Nitrospira sp. SG-bin1, the proteins below share one genomic window:
- a CDS encoding alcohol dehydrogenase, whose product MKAIRLPRVDGPESLLYEDAPKPIPKGNQVLVQVYATAITPTEFDWYPTFHTSDGETRPFPIILGHEFSGVVDAVGSDCTGVQVGDSIYGLSDWFIDGAQAEYCLTVPADIAPKPVTLEHAQAAAVPISALTAWQALIDRGHLSAGQRVLVHGASGGVGSFAVQVARHRKAHVIATASAMNTDFVKGLGADDVIDYRKTPFETVVGDVDLVLDTVGGDTRDRSWGVLRKGGRLVTIAADAEGVKEQRVRNAFFIVEPNRNQLVNISQLIDTGILRPVVGAVLSMKDFRQAYSQKPVHGKNVLRIAES is encoded by the coding sequence ATGAAAGCGATACGGTTGCCTCGAGTCGATGGCCCAGAATCGCTTCTCTATGAGGATGCGCCGAAACCGATTCCGAAAGGCAATCAAGTGCTGGTTCAGGTTTATGCCACAGCGATCACGCCAACGGAATTCGACTGGTATCCCACGTTCCATACTTCTGACGGCGAAACGAGACCTTTTCCGATTATCCTGGGTCATGAATTCTCGGGTGTGGTTGATGCGGTCGGATCGGATTGCACGGGTGTCCAGGTGGGAGATTCTATCTATGGACTGAGCGATTGGTTCATAGATGGAGCGCAAGCGGAATACTGTTTGACCGTCCCTGCCGACATTGCACCGAAGCCGGTGACTCTTGAACATGCTCAGGCCGCGGCGGTCCCGATCTCAGCTCTGACCGCCTGGCAGGCACTTATCGATCGCGGACATCTTTCGGCGGGACAACGGGTGTTGGTCCATGGCGCATCCGGTGGTGTCGGCAGCTTTGCAGTGCAGGTGGCTCGGCATAGGAAAGCTCACGTCATCGCAACAGCCTCGGCGATGAATACCGACTTTGTAAAGGGACTCGGTGCCGATGACGTCATAGATTACAGGAAAACGCCGTTTGAAACGGTCGTCGGAGATGTGGATCTGGTGCTCGATACAGTCGGAGGAGACACAAGAGACCGTTCGTGGGGCGTTCTCAGAAAGGGTGGTCGGTTGGTGACCATCGCGGCGGATGCCGAAGGGGTGAAAGAGCAGCGGGTCCGCAATGCCTTCTTCATCGTCGAACCGAACCGGAATCAGTTGGTGAATATTTCACAGCTCATCGACACCGGCATCCTCCGACCCGTCGTGGGTGCCGTCCTCTCGATGAAGGACTTTCGGCAGGCGTATTCACAAAAGCCGGTGCATGGCAAGAATGTCCTCCGCATCGCTGAGTCATGA
- a CDS encoding Fis family transcriptional regulator codes for MHHQDLSYKQDRLRLLLEVSESIASHRELEELFRDLAQRLPQIVPFDYINVVLHDPDRDVMRLCFLVASRPSTISPGLELPVAESPAGWVWQTQEPLIVDDVRQERRFQKLLSLLQDNGVNSFCVVPLTTASRRLGALGFGSVDRRTYQEPEIEFMRQVAKQVAIAIENALNYERAQSSQAQLTRERDHQRLLLEVNNAVVTHLDLDALFTAVSACLRKVIQHDGSSLLLFNADTGHWRIHVLDFQRNESFVEEGTVEETTQSPSCLAINTGKAALFRERDLKEMARASPCAQDLLDRGVKSFCSLPLLAHKRTLGALNVGRRLDDGFTLEDVELLGKVAQQVAIAVENAIAYREIAELKDKLASEKVYLEEEIQTEYNFEEIVGESRALKQVLKQVETVAATDSTVLILGETGSGKELVARALHNLSNRRERTFVKLNCAAIPTGLLESELFGHEKGAFTGAIATKIGRFELADRGTLFLDEVGEIPLELQVKLLRVLQEQEFERLGGTRTIRVNVRVLAATNRDLGRLVEEQKFRSDLYYRLKVFPVTVPPLRERPEDIALLVRHFAQKFGMRMKKRIEAVPADAMKAMQAYPWPGNVRELENFIERAVILSTDSTLAVPLSELKPPATRSHDSAMTLEDAERAHILQALRDSKWTLSGPAGAAARLGMKRTTLHSKMKKLGIARPS; via the coding sequence CTGCACCATCAGGACCTGAGTTATAAGCAAGACCGGTTGCGTCTTCTCCTTGAAGTATCTGAATCCATTGCATCCCACCGTGAACTCGAAGAGCTTTTCCGTGACCTCGCCCAACGACTTCCTCAGATCGTGCCCTTCGATTACATCAATGTCGTCTTGCATGATCCTGATCGCGATGTCATGCGTCTATGCTTCTTGGTCGCCTCACGGCCCAGCACGATCAGTCCCGGCCTTGAATTGCCGGTCGCTGAATCCCCGGCCGGATGGGTGTGGCAAACGCAAGAACCGCTGATCGTGGATGACGTTCGGCAAGAGCGTCGCTTCCAGAAACTGTTGTCGTTGCTGCAGGACAACGGGGTGAACTCATTCTGCGTCGTTCCTCTGACGACGGCGAGTCGGCGTCTCGGAGCCCTTGGATTTGGAAGCGTAGACCGACGTACGTATCAAGAACCCGAGATCGAGTTCATGCGTCAGGTCGCGAAGCAAGTGGCGATCGCCATCGAGAATGCCCTGAATTACGAACGGGCGCAGTCCTCTCAAGCACAACTGACAAGGGAGCGTGATCATCAGCGGTTGCTGCTCGAAGTGAATAACGCCGTCGTCACCCATCTGGATCTCGACGCCTTGTTCACCGCCGTCAGTGCCTGCTTGAGAAAAGTAATCCAGCACGACGGCTCCAGCCTGCTGCTCTTCAATGCCGACACCGGTCACTGGCGCATCCATGTGTTGGATTTTCAGAGGAATGAAAGTTTCGTCGAGGAAGGAACGGTAGAAGAGACTACGCAGTCTCCGTCCTGCCTCGCCATCAACACAGGCAAAGCCGCGCTGTTCCGAGAACGGGATCTGAAAGAGATGGCCCGCGCTTCGCCTTGCGCGCAGGATCTCCTAGATCGTGGCGTGAAATCATTCTGTTCCCTCCCGCTCCTTGCGCATAAACGCACGCTGGGGGCTCTGAACGTAGGACGACGGCTGGACGATGGCTTTACGCTGGAAGACGTCGAGTTACTCGGCAAGGTCGCGCAACAAGTTGCCATCGCGGTCGAGAACGCAATAGCCTATCGGGAGATCGCCGAGCTTAAGGACAAGTTGGCGAGCGAGAAAGTGTACCTCGAAGAAGAGATCCAGACAGAGTACAACTTCGAGGAAATTGTCGGCGAGAGCCGCGCGCTGAAGCAGGTCCTCAAACAGGTCGAAACAGTCGCCGCCACGGATTCAACCGTCCTGATCCTGGGTGAGACCGGCAGCGGAAAAGAACTCGTCGCGCGAGCCCTGCATAATCTGAGCAATCGGCGAGAACGCACGTTTGTGAAACTCAACTGTGCCGCCATCCCCACCGGCCTGCTCGAAAGCGAGTTGTTCGGGCATGAGAAAGGCGCCTTCACCGGGGCGATTGCCACGAAGATCGGCCGGTTTGAACTGGCCGACCGAGGCACCCTTTTTCTTGACGAGGTGGGCGAGATCCCGCTGGAACTGCAAGTCAAACTCCTCCGAGTGCTCCAAGAGCAAGAGTTTGAACGGCTCGGCGGAACACGCACCATTCGAGTGAACGTGCGCGTGCTCGCTGCCACAAATCGGGACCTTGGCCGTCTGGTGGAAGAGCAGAAGTTTCGCAGCGATCTCTACTACCGGCTGAAGGTCTTCCCGGTCACCGTCCCGCCGCTGCGCGAGCGTCCGGAGGACATTGCCCTTCTCGTCAGACACTTTGCGCAAAAATTCGGGATGCGCATGAAGAAACGCATTGAAGCAGTTCCCGCCGATGCCATGAAAGCCATGCAGGCCTACCCCTGGCCGGGCAACGTGCGCGAACTGGAAAACTTCATCGAACGGGCGGTCATTCTGTCGACCGATTCGACCCTGGCGGTTCCTCTGTCTGAACTCAAGCCGCCTGCCACCCGGTCGCACGATTCAGCGATGACCCTTGAGGATGCCGAACGAGCGCACATTCTGCAAGCCTTGCGCGATTCAAAGTGGACGCTCAGCGGCCCAGCCGGCGCCGCCGCCAGACTGGGGATGAAACGCACCACGCTCCATTCCAAAATGAAGAAACTCGGCATCGCCCGCCCGTCGTAG
- a CDS encoding peptide-methionine (R)-S-oxide reductase, producing the protein MQWDDVVRLARHGNPPPPRRVEKTEAQWRAILTDEQFRITRLKGTERAHSSDMCRLFEPGQYRCLCCDTVLFDAVRKYQSHSGWPSFTQPATLGVIAYHQDDSHGMRRIETTCNVCDAHLGHVFPDGPEPSGLRFCINALSSRKAEG; encoded by the coding sequence TTGCAATGGGATGATGTGGTCCGTTTAGCTCGACACGGCAATCCTCCACCTCCGCGCCGAGTGGAAAAGACGGAGGCGCAGTGGCGTGCAATTCTCACCGATGAACAATTCCGTATTACACGTCTGAAGGGGACTGAGCGGGCACACAGCTCGGACATGTGCCGGCTGTTCGAGCCGGGACAATATCGGTGTCTTTGCTGTGATACCGTGCTGTTCGATGCGGTGCGCAAATATCAAAGCCATTCCGGCTGGCCTAGTTTCACCCAACCCGCGACACTGGGCGTGATCGCCTATCACCAGGACGACAGCCATGGCATGCGCCGGATCGAGACAACGTGCAATGTATGCGATGCTCACCTCGGCCATGTGTTTCCGGATGGGCCTGAACCGAGCGGATTACGGTTCTGTATCAATGCCCTCTCATCGCGGAAGGCCGAGGGGTAA
- a CDS encoding cupin has translation MVGTTLLLGQTALAEDNVSVLMKQRLADMAGKEGTVITVDYAPGAASDLHFHPGSVFAYVLEGAVISQLEGGEPMTYRKGQSWYESPKIPHVVSKNASKTEPAKLLVFLLSQESESLVMPMKSPGSAK, from the coding sequence CTGGTAGGGACGACGCTGCTTCTGGGACAAACAGCGTTGGCAGAAGACAACGTGTCGGTGCTGATGAAGCAGCGGTTGGCCGACATGGCCGGCAAAGAGGGCACGGTGATCACCGTGGACTATGCACCGGGCGCCGCATCCGACCTGCACTTTCATCCAGGCTCGGTGTTCGCCTACGTCTTGGAGGGTGCGGTTATCAGTCAATTAGAGGGTGGCGAACCTATGACATACAGAAAAGGCCAGAGTTGGTATGAGTCACCAAAGATACCGCACGTCGTATCGAAGAACGCGAGCAAAACCGAACCGGCCAAGCTGCTGGTGTTTCTGCTGTCACAGGAAAGCGAGTCGCTCGTGATGCCGATGAAATCACCCGGCAGCGCAAAGTGA
- a CDS encoding NADPH-dependent FMN reductase: MGEIIKILGVAGSLRKESYNRFVLRAAIKLAPREAQLDTFELDDIPPFNQDHEREPPHAVRAFKTAVRTADAILIVTPEYNYSVPGVLKNAIDWASRPYGDSAWDGKPVGVMGASVGTLGTARAQYHLRQMFVFLNMFPLNQPEVMIAQAEDKFDNEGNLKDPNTTQRIRELLEALIGWTKSLQKAKTSS; this comes from the coding sequence ATGGGAGAAATAATCAAAATATTAGGGGTTGCCGGCAGCTTGCGGAAAGAATCTTACAACCGATTCGTTTTGCGGGCGGCAATCAAGCTGGCACCCCGGGAAGCCCAACTCGACACGTTCGAACTCGACGATATTCCGCCGTTTAATCAGGATCACGAGCGCGAACCACCTCACGCGGTGCGTGCGTTCAAGACCGCCGTCAGGACAGCGGACGCAATTCTCATCGTGACACCGGAATACAACTATTCGGTTCCAGGAGTGCTGAAGAATGCGATCGACTGGGCCTCCCGGCCTTATGGTGACAGCGCATGGGACGGAAAGCCTGTCGGCGTGATGGGAGCTTCAGTGGGAACGCTTGGCACGGCGCGGGCGCAATATCACCTGCGCCAAATGTTTGTCTTTCTCAACATGTTCCCGTTGAACCAGCCCGAAGTCATGATCGCTCAAGCCGAAGACAAGTTTGACAATGAAGGGAATCTAAAAGACCCGAACACCACTCAAAGGATCCGAGAATTGCTTGAGGCGCTCATAGGCTGGACGAAGTCGCTACAGAAAGCGAAGACGTCGAGTTGA